AGACGTATGGGGCGCTGACACTATCGCTGATAAGTCCGATCCCATGCTCAAGTTCGCAGTTGGTCTGATCTACAACTTCTAAGAAATCTTAGAAATTTAGCATAGCCTTGACGCCGGGGGCCGGGAGTTTTTACTCCCGGCCCTTTTTAATTTCCTACCTCCCCCGACCTATTATGCTCGACTTTTGGAGCGCATTAAGATAAGGGTCAATTCATCTTAAAGACATCTCTTCGTAATTACATTACACATCAATCACATCCATCAAGTTAAGGACACTTCTATGCCTTGCAGAGATATTAATTATTCCGGACAACAGGATTGGCCGGAAATATGGAAATGGCTCCAGCAAAGAGTCAACCCTGACAGCAAAGTAGACTCCATTGTCAAAGACATCCTTTCTAAAGTTAAATCCGAAGGCGATCAGGCCCTCGTAGATTACACCAAGCAATTCGATTGCCCGGATTTCACCCATTCCATGCTGGGGGTCGGTGTTGACCAGCGTCGTCTGGCCTATGCTGAAATCGAATCACAAGACCTCGAAATAATCGAAGAAGCCATCCGCAATATCAGGGACTTCCATCGCAGACAGGTAGAAGAATCATGGTGGACCACCGGGGAAGACGGAACCATCCTCGGCCAGCTGGTGCGTCCGGTTGACCGTGTCGGTCTTTACGTGCCCGGCGGTCAGGGAGGTGAAACCCCGCTCATCTCCAGCATGATCATGAACGCCGTCCCCGCACAGGTTGCCGGGGTTAAAGAAATCGCGGTAATCTCCCCTCCCCGTAAGGACGGAACCCTGAACCCCTACATCCTTGCCACTGCGCAGGAGCTGGGCATTACTGAAATTTACGCCTCCGGTTCTGCATGGGCCATCGGTGCTCTTGCGTACGGAACCGAAACCATTGCCCCCTGCGATGTTATCGCCGGACCGGGCAACATCTTTGTCGCCACCGCCAAGGGGCAGCTGGTTGGTGAAGTCGGTATCGACATGATTGCCGGCCCCAGTGAAGTCGCCATTCTCGCGGACGGCGATTCCGATCCCGCATGGATCGCCGCCGACCTCCTCTCGCAGGCAGAGCACGACCCCCTCGCATCCTCCGTTCTCGTAACATGGGATGATGAGCTGGGCGTAAAGGTCAAATACGAGCTCAAGAAGCAGGCCGACCTGCTCCCGCGTGGTGAAATTGCCCTCAAATCACTTGAGGACTGGGGGGCAATCGTCAAGGTTCCCGACCTTGGAACCGGGATTGATTTCGTCAACCGCATGGCTCCCGAACACCTTGAGCTGGCCTACGAAGATCCGTGGGCAACCCTCGGTCAGATAAAACATGCCGGAGCCATTTTCATGGGCCACTTCACTCCCGAACCCGTGGGTGACTATTTCGCAGGCCCCAACCACGTACTGCCCACTGTGGGAACCGCAAGGTTTTCCTCAGCTCTTTCCGTGGAAACATTTACTAAAAAGACAAGTCTGATCTATACTGATCAGAATTACATTGACCGCCACGGCGGTAAGATCGCCAGACTGGCACGCCTCGAAGGTCTTGAGGCCCACGCCCGTTCTGTTGAAACAAGACTTAAGAAAAGTTGATGCGCTAACGCGCCCTTAAGAATGAATTGATTTTGCCTCCGGCGGCCAAAGAACCCTTTTGCAAAAGGGTTCTCTGGACTCTCCCAAAACCTCTTGTTTTGGCTTCGCCGCTTCGTTTAATTAATTGCCATTTAACCAGACTTTGAGAGGATATCCTGATGCCCAAGCATGTAATTGAAACCGACATTAAGGAACTGAATCTTCTTTCCCGCGGAAAAGTCCGCGATATTTATGAAGTGGATGATGATAAACTTCTGCTGGTTACCACCGACAGAATCTCCGCTTATGACGTCATCATGCCCAACCCCATTGATGACAAGGGTAAAATCCTGAACCAGATCACCCTGTTCTGGATGGACATGTTCAAAGACATCGTCCCCAACCATCTCATCGCTTCCAAAGTGGACGACTATCCAGAAGTGCTCCACAAATACCGCGATCAGCTGGAAGGCCGTTCCGTTCTGGTCAAAAGAGCCAAGCCGCTGCCCATCGAATGTATCGTTCGCGGTTACATCACCGGTTCCGGCTGGAAAGACTACCAGAACACCGGAGAAGTCTGCGGTCACAAGCTGCCTGAAGGTCTTCAGGAATCCGAAATGCTGGAACAGCCCCTGTTCACCCCCTCCACAAAAGCGGAACTGGGCGAGCACGATGAAAACATTTCCGTGGAAAAAGCCATGGAAATGCTCGGCGAAGAGCTGCTGGAAAAAGTTCAGGATGTCACCCTTTCCATCTACAAGCGCGGTCGCGATTACGCCCGCGAGAAAGGGATCATCATTGCTGACACCAAATTCGAATTCGGTCTCATCGACGGTGAACTGATTCTCATCGATGAAGTACTGACCCCGGACTCTTCCCGCTTCTGGCCCATGGATGGCTACGAAGCAGGCAAGGGACAGCCCAGCTTTGACAAGCAGTTCCTGCGCGACTGGCTCACTGAAATCAAATTCAACAAGCAGCCCCCGGCTCCCGAAGTACCCGAAGAAATCGCCACCAAAACCCGCGATAAGTACATGGAAGCATTCAAGCTCTTGACTGAAAGCGAACTTGACGCTTAAAAAGAACTCGCTTTGATAACAAACTAATTCCCGCCTCATACGGCGAAGCCATAACAAAAGGTTTTGGGATTCTTAAACCCTTTTGCAAAAGGGTTTAAGCCGCCGGAGGCAAAAAAGGAGAGATTAATGCTGCTCAAAGGTAAAAA
This Desulfovibrio sp. JC010 DNA region includes the following protein-coding sequences:
- the hisD gene encoding histidinol dehydrogenase, translated to MPCRDINYSGQQDWPEIWKWLQQRVNPDSKVDSIVKDILSKVKSEGDQALVDYTKQFDCPDFTHSMLGVGVDQRRLAYAEIESQDLEIIEEAIRNIRDFHRRQVEESWWTTGEDGTILGQLVRPVDRVGLYVPGGQGGETPLISSMIMNAVPAQVAGVKEIAVISPPRKDGTLNPYILATAQELGITEIYASGSAWAIGALAYGTETIAPCDVIAGPGNIFVATAKGQLVGEVGIDMIAGPSEVAILADGDSDPAWIAADLLSQAEHDPLASSVLVTWDDELGVKVKYELKKQADLLPRGEIALKSLEDWGAIVKVPDLGTGIDFVNRMAPEHLELAYEDPWATLGQIKHAGAIFMGHFTPEPVGDYFAGPNHVLPTVGTARFSSALSVETFTKKTSLIYTDQNYIDRHGGKIARLARLEGLEAHARSVETRLKKS
- a CDS encoding phosphoribosylaminoimidazolesuccinocarboxamide synthase encodes the protein MPKHVIETDIKELNLLSRGKVRDIYEVDDDKLLLVTTDRISAYDVIMPNPIDDKGKILNQITLFWMDMFKDIVPNHLIASKVDDYPEVLHKYRDQLEGRSVLVKRAKPLPIECIVRGYITGSGWKDYQNTGEVCGHKLPEGLQESEMLEQPLFTPSTKAELGEHDENISVEKAMEMLGEELLEKVQDVTLSIYKRGRDYAREKGIIIADTKFEFGLIDGELILIDEVLTPDSSRFWPMDGYEAGKGQPSFDKQFLRDWLTEIKFNKQPPAPEVPEEIATKTRDKYMEAFKLLTESELDA